The following is a genomic window from Corynebacterium incognita.
CCGTGCGGGCCGCAAGATTGGGCATGTGAACCTTCGTGGCCAGGACTCCGCACAGACCCGGCACGAGGCGCACCTGGCGGCGCAGTTCCTGGTGCAGGCGCAGTGGGAAGACGGCTACGCGCCCAGCGTCGACTAGCCACCCGCTACATTTCGAATAGGTGCCAGCTAAGTTGAGCGGTACGCACAACTCTCACTCACTTTTTAGGGAAGGACAGTGTCACAGTCATGACGGAGCAACCAACACCAGTGGTCGGCCTGATTATGGGCTCGGATTCGGACTGGCCCACCGTGGAGCCTGCCGCGCAGGTCCTCGCCGATTTTGCGGTGCCTTTTGAGGTCGGTGTGGTCTCCGCGCACCGCACCCCGGAGAAGATGCTCAACTACGCCAAGAGTGCCCACGAGCGTGGCCTCAAAGCGATCATCGCGTGCGCTGGTGGCGCCGCGCACCTGCCGGGCATGGTGGCCGCGGCTACCCCGTTGCCGGTTATTGGCATTCCACGTGCACTCGCGGATCTGGACGGCCTGGACTCCTTGCTGTCCATCGTTCAGATGCCCGGCGGCGTCCCCGTGGCCACGGTGTCCATCGGCGGCGCGAAGAACGCCGGCCTGTTGGCCGTGCGCATCTTGGGCGCGGGCGATCCGGCGCTGGTGGAGAAGATGGCTCAGTACCAGGAGGATATGGCCACCGAGGTAGAGCGCAAGGACGCGAATCTCCGCGCGCAGCTGCTGGGGGAGTAGTGTCCCGGCGTTCGGTGCCGCTCCCGCTGCCGGTGGTGGTTCTCGGCTCCCGGCTTATCGACGGCGTGCCGGACGCGCTGTTGCGCGCCCGCCTGGACCGCGCCCTTGAGGTTGCGGACAATGGTGCGCTGTTCGTGGTCACCGGCTTTGGTGAAGCCCACGCCATGCGCGACTACCTGGTGAGCCACGGGGTGCCGCGTCGCCGCGTCATCGTGGAGTCCGAGGCAACGAGCACCAACGAGAATCTGGAGAACGTCCACCGCCTCCTCGCGGAGAAGCATGTGCCTGGGGATACGGGCGACAAGAGTCCGTGGTGGTACGTGGTGACCAACGACTTCCACGTCCGGCGCACCCGGCTGTGGGCGTGGCACTTGGGCCACCACGTGCGTGTGGTGGCGGCGCCGACACCGTGGCCGGACAAGCCGCGGAACTACTTTCGGGAGCTTGTGGCGCTGCCGCATTCCGCGCTGCGAATCGCCTGGCGGCGGTGGCGCGCGGCGCGCTGATCCCCGAACGGGGGTAGTTGGGGGAACTTTCTCGGCTAGACAAAATTGTTGAACAAACCCTATGATGATGCGCATCACAAAATAGTGCGACCTACATCACGAAGGGTGTCAATGGTGAGTGCACAGACGAATCGCGACAACGTGGCCGACGGCCACACCACCTTCTCGCCGGCAAATACGGTGAAGACCAAGGTGGGCATTTCCGCCATGGCTGGCGCCATGTTCCTCATGGCCACCTCCGCCATCGGCCCGGGCTTTTTGACCCAGACGGCCGTCTTTACTGAGAAGATGGGCGCGGCCTTCGCGTTCGCCATCGTGGTGTCCATCCTCGTGGACATCGCTATCCAGCTCAACGTCTGGCGCGTATTGGGACTTACCGGAATGCGCGCCAACGAGCTGGGCAATGAAGTATTCAAGGGTCTTGGCTGGTTCATGGCCGTGCTCGTGTTTATTGGCGGCGCCATCTTTAACATCGGCAACATCGCCGGCTCCGGCCTGGGCATGAACGCCATGTTTGGCATCGACGCTCGCTGGGGCGGCATCATCGCCGCCACGATCGCGGCACTCATCTTCACCTCGAAGAAGGCAGGCCTGGCCCTGGACCGCCTGGTCGCCCTGCTCGGCGCCATCATGATCCTGCTCATGCTGTACGTGGCCATCGTGTCCAACCCGCCGGTTGGCGACGCGTTTGTGAATACCTTCGCACCGGGTGAAATCGACTTCTTCGTCATCACCACGCTCATCGGTGGCTCCGTGGGCGGCTACATCACCTTCGCCGGTGCCCATCGCCTCATCGACGAAGGCATTACCGGCCGTGCGAACGTCGGCTACATCACCGGCACGTCCGTGTCCGGCATCATCGTCACCGGCATCATGCGCGTGCTGCTCTTCCTGGCGGTTCTCGGCGTGGTGGCTACCGGCGTGGCGTTGGACAAGAACAACATTGCCGCCGACGTATTCTTTCAAGCTGCTGGTGAGGTCGGCCTGCGCGCCTTCGGCATGGTGCTCTTTGCCGCGGGTCTGTCCTCCATCATCGGTGCGTCGTACACCTCGATTAGCTTCATCACCACCAAGGAGACCAACCCGAAGGTCACCGCGGGCCTGACCATCGGCCTCATCGTGGTGTGCACCCTCGTATTCGCGTTCGTGGGCCAGGCCCCGCAGAAGCTGCTCATCTTCGCCGGCGCCTTCAACGGCCTTATCCTCCCCATCGGTGTGGCTGTGGTGATGTGGGTGACTGTCAAGCGCCAGGATCTCCTGGACGGCTACAAGTACCCGAAGTGGCTCATCGTCATCGGCTTCCTGGCCCTCATCCTCTGCCTCTTCATGGGCATCAAGGCCTTCTCCGGCATCACCGCCCTCTGGGCTTAACCTTTCACCTCATACCGCCCGGGACAGCGACTGTGTTGTCTCGGGTTTCGGCGTATGTACGCTAAACCTCGAGCGACACACCAATGTTTGGCGCATTTTTGGCGTGCCGTTTGTGAAGCCACCCAGAGGTTTGTCCCCAGAGGTTTAGGCTGAAACCTGATTCGCACGTCCCGAAGGAGTTCAACAATGTCCCTCGCTATTCCTGGTCCCGAGACCACGCCTGCCGACGCCCGCGGGTACTACCGCGAGCACTCCGTGGTGACCACGTCTGGAGTGGCGCGCGGTTGTACGCAGGCAAACCTCATCGCGCTGCCCAAGGAATACGCCTTTGACTTCCTGCTGTTCGCGCAGCGCAACCCGAAGCCGTGCCCCGTCATCGGGGTCCTGGAGCCGGGGCAGTACGCCTCCGAGCTCCTGCCGGGCGGCGATATTCGCATGGACGTACCGGGCTACCGCGTCTTCCGCGACGGCGAGCTCGTCGACGAGCCCGCGGGCGTGCGCGAGGTATGGGACGAGAACATGGTGGGCTTCCTCATCGGCTGCTCCTTCACGTTCGAGACCCCGTTGTTGGAGGCCGGGATTGCGCTCGCGCACCTGGACCAGGGCGTCAACGTGCCCATGTACAAGACCACCATTCCGACCGCACCCGCGGGTGTGTTCAGTGGGCCGACTGTGGTGTCCATGCGTCCGATCCGCGCGGATCGCGTGGCTGATGCCGTGCGGATTTCCTCGCGCTACCCGGCCGTACACGGCGCGCCACTGCACGTCGGCGACCCGGAGGCCATTGGCATTACGGACCTGTCCCGGCCCGATTTCGGTGACGCCGTGGAGATCCCCGAGGGCACTATCCCAGTGTTCTGGGCCTGCGGGGTGACCCCGCAGGCAGTGGTGATGAATTCCCGGCCGTCCCTGGCGCTTACTCACGCGCCGGGCAAGATGCTCATCACCGACGCCCGCGACGCCGAGTACCAGGTGCCCTAGCGTGCCTTTGCGTGCCCTAGCGCGGCAGGACGTCGCAGATGTGTTCGCAGGTCTCCGCCAACGAGCGGCGTAGTTCCTCGGCGGCGGTGGCGCCCTCGCCGTGGGCGATGAGCTCGCTCAAGTGCGCGTTGAACGTGGCGTAGTTCGAGTGGAATGTCGGTTCTTCCTTGAGCACTGCCAGGAAGCATAGACGCATCTGGGCCAGGAGGTTGTCCATGGTCTTGTCAAGGAAAGGCGAGCCCATGCCCGCGACGATAAGCCGGTGGAAGTCTTGGTTCACCGAGCCGACCGCGCGCAGCGAATCGGAGTCGTCGGCCTGCGCGAGTTCCCGGGCACGCTCGGTGGTGGCGGTGAGCTTGTCGACGTCGAGATGCTCGCCCCACAAGATCGCCGCGGGCTCCAGGGCCGCGCGGGCTGCATAGAGATCGCGGGCGGACGCACGGTCCGGGGTCGCGATGAATACCCCGCGGTTGGGGATGCGCTCTACTAGATTGTGGGCGGCCAACATGGCAAAGGCTTCGCGCAGGGTGTTGCGGGAGACGTCGTAGCGCTGCGCGATGTGGACCTCTTGGAGCTGGTCCCCCGGGGCGAAGCGGGCATCGGAGATGTCGGTGCGCAGCTGGGCTGCCAGGTGTTGGGCGCGCATACGGAGAAAGCCTAGCTGACGACAAAGGCCCGCGGGGCGAGTTCGTGGAGAACTTCCCGCGGGCGGTGCGCCGCGTTAACAGCGCACTAGGCAATTCTTCTTCGCATTAGTCGATCGTGGCGATGACGGTCTCCGAGGTGAGGCGGTCGCCAGCCTTGGCGGAGATCGAAATGGTGCCGGCCTTCGGGGCCTTGATGGCGGATTCCATCTTCATGGCCTCCACGGTGGCGATCTTGTCGCCCTCGGCCACCTCGGCGCCGTCCTCGACGTTCCATTCCACGAGGTTGCCCTCGAACGGGGAGGTCACGGCGTTGTCATCGGCCGCGGACGGGCCCGCGGTGGAGGGAGCAGCGGACGACGGCGCGTTGGTCTGCGCGGAAAACAGCTCCACTGGCAGGCCGATGTTGACGATCTTGCCGTCGATTTCCACGGCGACGTTGCGGCGCTGGGTATAGATGGCGTCCACCTTCTCCGAGCGGATGGAGGCCGACGGGCGGTAGTTCTGGTCCACCCAGTCGGTGTAAATCCCCAGGGTGTCGCCGGTCAGTGCCGGGTCATCCATCATGTCGCGGTGGAAGGGCAGCACGGTGCGTACGCCGGTGACGGTGAACTCCTTCAGCGCCTGCTTCGCGCGGCGCAGCGCCACCTCGCGGCTAGGGCCCCACACGATGAGCTTGGCGATGAGCGAGTCGTAGTACGGCGGAACGATGGAGCCCGAGCGCACGGCGGCGTCCACGCGGATGCCTGGGCCGGTCGGCGGCTCAAACGAGGTCACGGTGCCGGGGCAGGGCGCGAAGCCGTTGAGGATGTCCTCAGCGTTGATGCGGAACTCGAAGGCATGGCCCTCAGCCTTGGGATCCTCAGTGATGGACAGCGGCTGGCCCGCGGCGATGCGGAACTGCTCGGCGATGATGTCCACGCCGGAGACCACCTCGGTGACTGGGTGCTCGACCTGGACGCGGGTGTTAACCTCCAGGAAGGAGATGGTGCCGTCCTCGGAGACGATGTATTCCACGGTGCCGGCGCCGGTGTACCCCACCTTCTTGCAGATAGAACGCGCGCCCTCGATGATGCCCTCGCGCTGGGCGTCGGTGAGGTTCGGCGCCGGGGCCTCCTCGATGAGCTTCTGGAAGCGGCGCTGGGTGGAGCAGTCACGGGTGCCCACCACCACGACGTTGCCGTGGGTATCGGCCAAGACCTGGGCCTCCACGTGACGCGGGTGGGTGAGGAACTTCTCGACGTAGCACTCGGCGCGGCCGAAGGCTTCCATGGCCTCGCGGCCCGCGGAATTGAACGCGCCCTCGATGTCTTCCAGCTTGTCCACGACTTTCAGGCCGCGACCGCCGCCGCCGTAGGCCGCCTTAATGGCGATCGGCAAGCCATGCTCTTCAGCGAAGCGGCGCGCCTCCTGCCAGTCGTCGATGGGGTCGGAGGTTCCCGGTGCCAGCGGGGCGCCGACCTCGGTGGCCACGCGACGCGCGGCGATCTTGTCGCCCAGCAGCTCGATAGCTTCCGGGGAGGGGCCGATCCAGCGCAGGCCCGCCGCGGTGACCATCTGGGCGAACTCGGAGTTCTCGGAGAGGAAGCCGTAACCCGGGTGCACGGCGTCGGCCCCGGCGCGCACGGCGATGTCCAGCAGCGCGGGGACGTTCATGTACGTGTCACCCGCGGTGTTGCCTGGCAGGGCATAGGCCTCGTCGGCGACCTGGGTATGCAACGCGCCGGCGTCGGCCTCGGAGTACACGGCCACAGACCGGATGCCGAGGTCGCGGGCGACGCGGGCGATGCGCACTGCGATCTCGCCGCGGTTGGCGATGAGCACGGTGGAAATGGTGGAAGCTGTGGAAGCTGTGGTGGTCATTTATTTGTCTCCTTGTTCGGGCTGGGCGGGTGTGGCGGGGGTGAGGATCTCAAAGCGGACGCGGGCGCCCGGCGGGAGTTGGGCGGCGACGTCGATGTCCTCTTCGATGACGGTGGCGATGACGGGGTAACCACCGGTGACGGCGTGATCGCGCAGGAAGACCACCGGCTTGCCGTTGGGCGGCACCTGGACGGAACCGGCGACCATGCCCTCGGAAGGCAGCTCGCCGTCGTGGGTGCGCTCGATGGTGGCGTCGCCCTCCACGCGGAGGCCGACGCGGTTGGAGGAGCTAGACACTGTCCACGTGGTCTCGGTAAACGCCGTGAGGTCGTGGCCGAACCAGTCGTCGCGCGGGCCGGGCACGCAGCGCAGTACGGCCTCGGTTGTGCCCGGGCGGCCGGTCACGCGCAGCGGGTTGGTCAGTTGGGCGTCGGTGAGCTTTTCTGCCAGCGGGAGCACGCCGATGATGTCACCGGATTTGACCGGGTCGGGGCCCAGGCCGGAGAGCACGTCGGTGGAGGAGGAGCCCAGTTCAGAGTCAGCGACGATGCCGCCGCGCACGGCCAGGTAGTTGCGGAAGCCGAGCTTGGCCGGGGCCACCGTGAGTGTGCTGCCCGCGGTGACCAGGATGGGCTTGGCGAGGGACACCGGGTAGTCATTGAGACGTACCGCGGTGAGTGCGCCGGTGACGGCCACCACGGTGTCGGTGAGTGCTCGCAGGCTCATGCCACCGACGTTCTCCAGGACGGTCGCGCCACGCGGGTTACCCACAGCGATATTCGCCGTGGCGGCCGAGGCTTGGTCCGCGGCACCCGACGGGGTGACACCCAGGTCGCCGCGGCCGGGGCGGCCGAGGTCTTGGAAGAGGGTGAGGAGGCCGGCGTCGAGAAGCTCCAGGCGTGGCAGGCGCGGCGGGGACTTCTTGATGCGATCGGAATCGGCGGTGAGCTCCGGCAGCTCGTCTACGGCGAGGTAGCGCACGCGGTCGCCGGGTTGTACCAACGCTGGCGGCTCGGTGTGAGACTCCCACATCGGGGTGTTAGTGGTGCCGATGAGCTGCCAGCCACCCGGGGACACGCGTGGGTACACCGCGGAGAAATCGCCCGCGATGCCCACGGCGCCCGCCGGGACCGCGGTGCGCGGGGTGGCGCGGCGCGGCACCTGCTTGGCGGCCTTCGGGTCAGAGGGCGCGCAGTAAGTAAAGCCGGGCGCAAAGCCGCCGAAAGCGGCGGTCCATTCGGTGGAGGTGTGCCAGTCAATGAGCGCCTCGCGGGACATGCCGAGCACGTCCGCGGCCTCCTCAAGGTCCTCGCCGTCGTAGCGCACGGCGATTTCCACGGTGCGGGGATCACGCAGGGTGGCCGCGGAAGGGGAGAAGTCCTGCAGTTTCTCCGCCGCCTCCTCGGCAGCGAGTGGGGAGCCGAAGGTGAGCAGCACGGTTTTGGCGGCCGCGATGCAGTCCACCTGGTACTCCAGCGGGTGGGCGGTCATTTCCGCGTGCCAGTCCATCACTTGGGCCAAGGAATCCAGGTCTACGAGCAGGGCGCGGGTGCCTACTTTGTGAATGATTGCGCTCATAGGAAGCTCCGAATCTCGATGCCCTGGTCACCGAGCTGCTTGACGACGCCGCGCAGGAGTTCCACCGCGCCAGGGGA
Proteins encoded in this region:
- the purE gene encoding 5-(carboxyamino)imidazole ribonucleotide mutase, with the translated sequence MTEQPTPVVGLIMGSDSDWPTVEPAAQVLADFAVPFEVGVVSAHRTPEKMLNYAKSAHERGLKAIIACAGGAAHLPGMVAAATPLPVIGIPRALADLDGLDSLLSIVQMPGGVPVATVSIGGAKNAGLLAVRILGAGDPALVEKMAQYQEDMATEVERKDANLRAQLLGE
- a CDS encoding YdcF family protein yields the protein MSRRSVPLPLPVVVLGSRLIDGVPDALLRARLDRALEVADNGALFVVTGFGEAHAMRDYLVSHGVPRRRVIVESEATSTNENLENVHRLLAEKHVPGDTGDKSPWWYVVTNDFHVRRTRLWAWHLGHHVRVVAAPTPWPDKPRNYFRELVALPHSALRIAWRRWRAAR
- a CDS encoding NRAMP family divalent metal transporter, which codes for MAGAMFLMATSAIGPGFLTQTAVFTEKMGAAFAFAIVVSILVDIAIQLNVWRVLGLTGMRANELGNEVFKGLGWFMAVLVFIGGAIFNIGNIAGSGLGMNAMFGIDARWGGIIAATIAALIFTSKKAGLALDRLVALLGAIMILLMLYVAIVSNPPVGDAFVNTFAPGEIDFFVITTLIGGSVGGYITFAGAHRLIDEGITGRANVGYITGTSVSGIIVTGIMRVLLFLAVLGVVATGVALDKNNIAADVFFQAAGEVGLRAFGMVLFAAGLSSIIGASYTSISFITTKETNPKVTAGLTIGLIVVCTLVFAFVGQAPQKLLIFAGAFNGLILPIGVAVVMWVTVKRQDLLDGYKYPKWLIVIGFLALILCLFMGIKAFSGITALWA
- a CDS encoding putative hydro-lyase; the protein is MSLAIPGPETTPADARGYYREHSVVTTSGVARGCTQANLIALPKEYAFDFLLFAQRNPKPCPVIGVLEPGQYASELLPGGDIRMDVPGYRVFRDGELVDEPAGVREVWDENMVGFLIGCSFTFETPLLEAGIALAHLDQGVNVPMYKTTIPTAPAGVFSGPTVVSMRPIRADRVADAVRISSRYPAVHGAPLHVGDPEAIGITDLSRPDFGDAVEIPEGTIPVFWACGVTPQAVVMNSRPSLALTHAPGKMLITDARDAEYQVP
- a CDS encoding GntR family transcriptional regulator — translated: MRAQHLAAQLRTDISDARFAPGDQLQEVHIAQRYDVSRNTLREAFAMLAAHNLVERIPNRGVFIATPDRASARDLYAARAALEPAAILWGEHLDVDKLTATTERARELAQADDSDSLRAVGSVNQDFHRLIVAGMGSPFLDKTMDNLLAQMRLCFLAVLKEEPTFHSNYATFNAHLSELIAHGEGATAAEELRRSLAETCEHICDVLPR
- a CDS encoding acetyl/propionyl/methylcrotonyl-CoA carboxylase subunit alpha, whose translation is MTTTASTASTISTVLIANRGEIAVRIARVARDLGIRSVAVYSEADAGALHTQVADEAYALPGNTAGDTYMNVPALLDIAVRAGADAVHPGYGFLSENSEFAQMVTAAGLRWIGPSPEAIELLGDKIAARRVATEVGAPLAPGTSDPIDDWQEARRFAEEHGLPIAIKAAYGGGGRGLKVVDKLEDIEGAFNSAGREAMEAFGRAECYVEKFLTHPRHVEAQVLADTHGNVVVVGTRDCSTQRRFQKLIEEAPAPNLTDAQREGIIEGARSICKKVGYTGAGTVEYIVSEDGTISFLEVNTRVQVEHPVTEVVSGVDIIAEQFRIAAGQPLSITEDPKAEGHAFEFRINAEDILNGFAPCPGTVTSFEPPTGPGIRVDAAVRSGSIVPPYYDSLIAKLIVWGPSREVALRRAKQALKEFTVTGVRTVLPFHRDMMDDPALTGDTLGIYTDWVDQNYRPSASIRSEKVDAIYTQRRNVAVEIDGKIVNIGLPVELFSAQTNAPSSAAPSTAGPSAADDNAVTSPFEGNLVEWNVEDGAEVAEGDKIATVEAMKMESAIKAPKAGTISISAKAGDRLTSETVIATID
- a CDS encoding 5-oxoprolinase/urea amidolyase family protein; translation: MSAIIHKVGTRALLVDLDSLAQVMDWHAEMTAHPLEYQVDCIAAAKTVLLTFGSPLAAEEAAEKLQDFSPSAATLRDPRTVEIAVRYDGEDLEEAADVLGMSREALIDWHTSTEWTAAFGGFAPGFTYCAPSDPKAAKQVPRRATPRTAVPAGAVGIAGDFSAVYPRVSPGGWQLIGTTNTPMWESHTEPPALVQPGDRVRYLAVDELPELTADSDRIKKSPPRLPRLELLDAGLLTLFQDLGRPGRGDLGVTPSGAADQASAATANIAVGNPRGATVLENVGGMSLRALTDTVVAVTGALTAVRLNDYPVSLAKPILVTAGSTLTVAPAKLGFRNYLAVRGGIVADSELGSSSTDVLSGLGPDPVKSGDIIGVLPLAEKLTDAQLTNPLRVTGRPGTTEAVLRCVPGPRDDWFGHDLTAFTETTWTVSSSSNRVGLRVEGDATIERTHDGELPSEGMVAGSVQVPPNGKPVVFLRDHAVTGGYPVIATVIEEDIDVAAQLPPGARVRFEILTPATPAQPEQGDK